ATAGCGACATGAACCCCGAAATATGTGAATGGTACCATGTGTGCATCCAGTCTGTTAGCAGTATGTGGAAACAATGCAAAAGTTTGAAATGGTCTTAATGAGGACAAACACTGcggaaaatggataaataggATTTATCAAATGAACATGCCTTTAAAATTAGATACTATTACTGTTAATGGCCATTTTGCATTTGATTTATTAAGATTGTCATCCTTTACTAAGATCCCAAATAGCTGGTGTTAAATTGCATATTGACTCACTAACAAATACCACACGCTTTTGGCAATTGTTATTGTAAAAATGTTGGAGActgccatttttaaaatctgttttgGGCTTTGGGTATCTCTGGTTTTGACCAAGTATAGTTTGGGTCAGCACTGCAAGCACAAATTGATGTTtgaaatggaagaaatgaaaaagtTAGTATGAGGCAAACATATTACTAGGTTACATAAAAGAAAGGTTTTGCACCAATAATTCTGGGCTATCTAGCAAACTCTAAAAGTTATGCTTTGCTTGATTTAATGGGTGTGGCCAGAGGATGCAAAGGTCATGTGACCATTTTGATAACATGACATTTAAAACTTGGGACAGCACACCTGGAAAACTCCTATGTGCGAAGCCAGCACCAATGGTAACAGTGCCTGAAAACAACAGATGGACAGAgttgaaagtgttttttgtctAAGGTGACATGATATTATTGTGACTGGGTCCAAGTTAGCGATATGATCATTCAGAAGCTCTAAAATTGCATGACTGAATACACTATGTCGCAATAGTTTCTCCTTGTCTCCTCTCACTTTGCCTTTGCGTCGCTGGCAATGCTTTGCATGCTGGTTTTCACCTGCCTTTGAGCTTTTTAATGATAAATCAGCCAGTGCAACTCATCTCAAGTCTGATAAATTTCATTGCACATGCTAAATTCATCAACCTACATATTACTGCCTTTATACCGAAACCTCGCATGTTCAAATATACTCAATTCCATATTCACATGGGTATGTTCATTTCTCAAATTATTGACCTATATAAGGTGTTGAAAATCTGTTTGACAGTGCAATTTTTGTAGCTCAACAAACATCCTGTTTTTATGGGGTTCCTGAAAAGTGATGGTTTTGGTGATACATGGATTCGAACGTCACCGATATACTTGTACTACTGTCCGTAAAATGAGCTGTCTCGCACTAATAGCAGAGACAATCCTGGTTGTGCCCGATAAGCACATCAAGTTCTACATCACTCTGGGTTCACCATAGTGGTTTCTAGCCCATTTTGGGGATGCTAAATAAGCCCTAAAATTAATTCCAGTACCCctgaaattacctttttttttactgtatgttgtggaaaaaaaaagcataaaaccACAGTACAAAAATACAGCCACCCCCCTTCCCACCCTTGTTAGGTAAGAGTGactattttatttagtttttttgttatgTACATTTTATACAATTTAAACTAAGGTGCTATTGAATAACTCACTGACCGGCATGAGCATACAAATACAATTTTGGGCTGTTTTGATGCTGAACCACTCTTAAAATTAATCTCATCACTTCCGAATCTCTTATCCTAGAATTGCCCCTGATGTGTCCAATCAAGTTTACACCTGATTTTGCATTTTCAGACCTTAACCAGATAATGACCTAACGAGGTCTTTTGCCAGGTACTGTGAAATTCAAACACAAGCTATTAACATTTCATCAGATTCTGATCTGGAACTTGGAGATCGGAGAGCCAGTAAAAATGATTGACTGCCATACAGATGTCATCGTGAGCATGTCCTTCAACACAAATGGCAGCCTGCTGGCCACCAGCTGTAAAGACAGGAAACTGCGAGTCATTGAGCCGCGATCTGGGAGAGTCCTTCAGGTAGGTTACATTCTTTTTCAGCACTCATCAatgatgggagaaaaaaaaacttaaattatCTGATGACATAAACTTGGGGTTAAAATTTTGATTAAACACTGTTTAAACATTGGTTAAACACTTTGATACattgcataaaatattttgcaaactgATTTATTGTGCTCTAATTACACAAGAAACACCTATTTTAATGTTGTGGCCTTTTCGCTTTGTATATCATTTTAAACACATTCTTTCCCATATCAGGAATCCAGTCTCTCTTCCAAAGTTTTAAGTTTTTGCTTGATGAATTAATTCTAATTTaaatgaattgtttttattagtCATGTACAACAGGAGTCACAGTCAGATAGGAGAAAGTGACAAGCTacacaaatgaacattttccaaaatgggattattgttgGTTTTCATCCAACATGGAACAATAGCTTCATGGTTGATTCCAATCGGTTAATTTCTTTTATTTAGAGAGCTTGACACTTCAGTCTGTCTTTATCCTCCACTTCCAGCAAGCCAGCTACAAGAACCACCGCGTAAACCGAGTGGTTTTCCTGGGCAACCTCAAGCGGCTGCTCACCACAGGCGTCTCTCGTTGGAACACACGTCAGATTGCTCTCTGGGATCAGGTCTGTTACATCTCCAAATAATACTTTCTGAGTGGGAGTCACAGTGCAGTACTTGTTTCTGCATCAATATGTATTGCGTTCCCCAGGAGGATTTGTCGATGCCACTGATGGAGGAGGATATAGATGGTCTCTCTGGACTGTTGTTTCCCTTCTATGACAATGACACTCACATGTTGTACCTGGCAGGCAAGGTTCGCAGGGCTCCTTTCCACTCTctcacatttttctttattttctttttgtgtaatATCTACTATTGTaagaaatgtgcactttggttgCCCAATTGATGAGTAGTGGAATACATATGCTTCACTTTAAAAGACAGATTTCAGGGAGAAATTTTCACTACccacaactactactacttctatattctattggggaaaaaaacagtaataGTAGCAgtcataatattaaaaaaagagagagggagagagagcgaTCACATTCAGAACTGTAATTGGCACCTTTATGCCTTTGGTTGTCTCAAACCCCTCCTTCCCATCTGTTTGCAGTTCTTTAACTCAGTCCCTGTCCATCATGGTAAAAAAGATTCTAGTAATTTCTACACTTATGTTGGTTCTCTTGGAAACTTTTCACCAAAGAAATGCGGGAAAAATTCAACAGAATTCAGAGACTGATTACATGACCTGTTATTGTACTCAGAGTCAAAGGGCTCTATTTTCGTAGACAGCACATTAGCGGTGGGGTGCAAATACCTGCAGATGGTAATTTTCATGCAAGTGGAAGCCTCGTTGCACGTACTTGCCAATCTGGCAAAGTGGTCTGCACCAAGATGGGCATTCCGGCATAGCGAAGCTGTGTCCTTGAAGTTGTGCCCAACAAAGTGACAATTTGGTAGCAGAAAGTCAGTCTAAACGTATGCATGCTTTGACTATGTCTAACTGCCTGCCCAAGTAGTCTAATGTAATTTTGCTGATCAAGCACCAGGCAGAAGGATTCTGAGGTGTGCCTTGAAATTTAAGGCACCAGCAGTTATCACCaccacattttgtatttaataagggTAGCTACTCACATTGTCTGTCATCATACTGGTCAAGAGCAGTGATAATGCCCCAATCACACGCAATTACACATCGTCCTCTTCCCCACTGAGACAACTTGCCCTTGGCACACAGTTGCGCTGCCCACCGCGCAGGATTTAGAGCCGGTCACGAAAATAGGGcccaaaatgtcaacatttattggatTCAAAAGGTCATCCGAGTTCACACAGTCATGTTCTGATGTATCACTAGGGCGATGGCAACATCCGTTACTTTGAGATTACTACAGAGAAACCATTCATCCAGTATCTAATGGAGTTCCGGTCCCCGGCCCCTCAGAAAGGATTAGGTAAATCATTTACTAATCTGATTATACATCATCACTATAACTGGCAGTGGCCCCACTTAAAAGAAGCCTTTAAATTCTTCATAATTAGTTTGTCGTGACAAGGGAAGGGCAACCAGTTACAATGTTAATGTGTTTTGTATAAAAGTGGTCTTGTCAGGAAAAGCGGATTTGAGCAGAAACTACTGAAGGATAAAGAAGAGTCATGATAATCGAAACCTCAGTTTGTCCTGTGTTTTTAACATTAGTTCTACGTTCACCTTTTATGTGATCTATGTGTCATATGTTATTGACTCTCTTTTACAGCCGTGATGCCAAAACACGGTCTGGATGTGGGAGCTTGTGAGGTGTTCCGCTTCTACAAGTTGGTCACCCTCAAGGGCTTGATAGAGCCTATTTCAATGATTGTACCAAGAAGGGTCAGTGAGAAACTCAAGACTACAAGTTTTGCTATCCTGAATCATAGTGGACAATACTTTGCAACAATTGTAGTTGTGACTGTTCATATGAATTCACTAAAAGTTAATTTTAATGTCTATTACAGTCAGACACATACCAAGAAGACATTTATCCCATGACGGCAGGAACAGAACCTGCACTCTCAGCAACTGAGTGGCTCAGTGGCATCGACAGAGGTAAGGAACACTTGAGATTTCAATCAAATTCCAAACTCACAAGTGACACCTTCTGTGTCTGTCGTAATTTTATGATCTATGATTTCACTGTGTGGCTTTTTCTGTTCAAACAGAGCCAGTATTAATGTCCTTGAAAGATAGCTACCACCGGCCAAACAAGTTAGTGTTCAAGCCCCCAGTAAAGGACAAGAAAAATGTGGTTGTGAATGGCATTGACTTGCTTGAGAATGTACCACCCAGGACGGAAAATGAGGTACTTGAAGATAGTCATGCCGGGatataaaaatacaactgtCAAATGGCTTTAACTATGATTTTGTCTTAATATTAAGATCAAGGAGGGCAAGGACGGAGAAGGCAAATACAGAAACGCATCATGCTCACTGTTAAGATTTCGTGTCGTGAAGTTGCAGAGCACTGAAATAAGTTTTCGTGTGATACAGGAAGAGAGTAGAATagaaatagaaagaaaaaaggtttgaacaacaaaataacaagccatataaaaaaaaaacatctgcagatatgaataatttttttaataatttacttGCCACACAAGATGGCCTCTCAACTGGAAAAATAATTCATCTTCTCTTTTTCAACCTGATGGGGAATTGCCACCTCCTTCTTGTTCAACACTCAAACAGACAAATCTCAACTCCGTATATTCCACAATTCTtcaatatatacacatactgtatatacctaAATCATTTTAGTAAGCCACGTGTCTCTTAAAAATCCCTTGTCACGGTGCAGATGAGAACCCGAGAACACCTGGTTGATCATTGTAAAATGGAGTGAATGCAACTTATCGGTCGTGTTACAATGGAGTTAGCGTAACTCATCCTGACAATACATAAAAGGGCATGCCAAAACTTGTGGCCAAATTCAGTCCGTTTAATATTCCTTTGTGGGTctgtcattatttatttttgtaatgaatTTTTGACAAAACTAAAgtattgaaaatgaattttgacTTCCTACAAAAAGTGATGGTTTTCGATATGAAGATATCTGCTCTTACAAGAACTAAGAGGTGGATATGCTAACCACTCGGCACTTGAAGTATTCtatcaaatgttaaaatatcaCGTACATGGTCCATGTTTATGCTCTCAAAAATACGTGTCAGGTAATGCCATATTATTGTAATTGTTGCCTGAACCTTcccattttcctcatttctttgtattttccttTTGTAGCTCTTGCAGATGTTCTTCCGGCAGCAGGATGAGTTGCGTAGGCTGAGGGAGGCATTGAACAGCAAGGATGTGCGAATACGTCAACTGGAACTGGAATTGAACAACATgaagaatttgaaccccaacaACATCTGACCTCCGATCAAGCTGCCTGCTTTGCCTTCATTTTGGACCTCCAAAAAACTTCGGAGCCCCCCACCATGTTTGACCGTATACCATATCCTAACTCCTGCTGCTCTGCCTCATATGTTCTATGACcattggacaattttttttttttttattacttcaaTATTGTAATAAAGACAACTATGTAATTGATTGCCACATTGAGGAATAGATTGCAATCagtgaaatgttattttatgttATGAATTCATTGGATTAGAAAAGATGAATTACTGCACACTTTCCAAAAAACCTTTAAGAATCTTGTTTCAATTTAAGCCACAATCCTTTATAGAAAAGGCCTCAAAATCTTCTAGGGTCTCCCCCAAGTACTGACAAGCAACATTTTTAAGGCCAATTTGGTCGataaaatccaatttttctTCAGGGTCTTATACGTTACTGCAGCTCATTTGCAGGGAGCTACAGCGTTATCTCAAATTGGCTGACCGACATGTACGTGGGTGTGTGTATTACTGCTTCGTGACGCTAATACAAACGGGTAACAAGCAGGTGTGAACACTTGGCTCTGCAGCTAAGCCTTAAGTGAACTTTAGGGGGCTTGAGGGGGGGACTGATTTGGCTTTAAGGCTAATTCCATGGATGGGGGTTGTATTTTACATTCACTTctgtttatttgtaatttttctcaCATTGTTTCTGACTTTGTGGCTTGGCAAGTAATGATTGTGATGACTGACAGATTTTGCTGAATGTTTACATACAATTGAGGCAAGACTGATGTGGAAGTGgctctttcttttttgtgacaATAACACCATAAATGTGGAGCCGGTATAAAGGTAGTACTGTATAGTCTCAATAACTATTCCCTTTAGTTGTTACTATAAGCCATATTTATTATgagtaaatatttaattttgttctgCTTCTAATTGTAGAAAGCTAAATTTTAACCacatctttgctttttttccccccttcttttGACTCAATAATAGCCATAAAACCACTcaatgtatgtgtttttttattggcaATATAGAAATATCCTCAAGCTGAGCCTATAGTTAGTGGACTTAGAAAGTGCAGAAGATATGTTGCCTACGGTATTGTGTAACAAGAATGAAACGTGAACCAGTGAGTTTAATTAAAGGTCAATTCTTCTACAGTCTGTCAGTGAGCATTTCTTCTTGTCAGTCATTGTTATTACGTTTTTTGTTACTAGCAAATCCATGTTATTACACCCTGCATCATGTTAGGCATCAGTATAAACCTAAACATGAGCTCAGGAGTGGACTAATTTAAATGTATCTTGTATCTAGTGACAAACCATTAAGAGGAACGCATCCAAATCAAGCACTAAATATTGTATTAGAGTCTAAATGAATAAGTCACAGTCAGTTTGACACAAAAATGATCAGTATTATCTTGTATTAACcctcattagattgtgcaagGGGTGACTTCCTTATTTTGGAGCCAGTTATCCTAGAAAAGAACTATGGTTAAAGGCAAGATTCAGTGTGTCATGTCAAGTTGACCCATGAGCATGCTCGAggtgtacacaaacacacacacacacacgcacacaaaaggcAAAACAGAATACTGTTCACTTTTTTGACTGTGGTATATACCAGCAGTAATGACTAATGGGTGCTTTTCTTGCAGGTTTGACAAGATGCTAAATGATTGAAATATACAACAAAGTGTCTGTCTTAAAATGATCCAGATTGGATGTGCATCATAGATTTATACAGTAGTAATTGATCATGTTTCCAAAACCACAAAGCTCCAAATATATGGAAaccggttttgtttttgttaattcCAAGAGGAAAAAGATACTTCAATGAGGGTTGATGAAGGGCTATTTGATCATGTAACAAcaaaaggcagcacggtgatgcagctggtaaagcattggcctcacagttctgaggtcccgcctgtgtggagtttgcatgttctccccgtgcctgtgtaggtttcctcgatgcactccggtttcctcctacatcccaaaaacatgcaacattagtaggaCACTCTAATTaccactaggtgtgattatgattgcagccgtttgtctcccTATGCCCTGCgacctgtgccctgcgattggctggcaaccagttcagggtgtaccccgcatccttcccgttgacagctgggataggctccagcacgccccatgaccctcgtgaggataagcgggtaagaaaatggatggatggatggatggatggatggatggatggatggatggatggatggatggatggatggatggatggataaatggatggatggatggatggatggatggatggatggatggatggatggatggatggatggatggatggatggatgatggatggatggatggatggatggatggaacaaatGAGTTTGCTGCACACCTCCACACTAATGGACCTACCAGAACTTCTTTGTACTGCCAGCACGCATTCATCTAGTTtgtcacaaaagaaaatggacactCACACAAAGAATTATGATTCAGAAATAATCATCTTTATGGAGCAATTATGTTGAAAATGTTCTGTCCAAATCCAAGAGGATTCACGCCACCCATTTCAGTTAAAGTAGAATACataatttactgtatatctTATTACGATGTATAGTTTCACATCAGTTATATACTCAATGTCTGCTGCCATCAaagtgaatacaaaaaaatagattCGTCGATATTTACAAGAACACACTATCAAACGTAGGGTTTGACATAGagtaaaccaaacaagaacttcacaaatgctgatgttggaggatgctttttttcctccgcgtgtttgtttaatttgggttagtgagaatgttggttatccaaataaaggctggagatgatgaacagtttctttgaagaatttatttacagaatattccgggcacttatgagttacagacaatacctgtagagagcagatcacaagtgcgaagatacagagaaagcacatcttttatcttgtcagaagggcagaCCATgtgtggtatcaaacctgtgggaTGACATTGGGGCTTTCCAcctagacaaagggtttctgtctcaaccggttttagctggcaatggattattacaaagtgtccagtatgcagttcatcaaggttagcctacgtacAGACatgcgctcaaggacacatctggctacagagcagagccccactgaggacatgaggaaattatgcagtcatgactaaatatgggcataagacatattTCACTTACCAGtcttgtttccaacacgaggaaTATCCTGCTCCATGCGTCTGACTGCTTGATCGGCTCTTTTTTCTGCATTCGAACGcatgtgctgtctaactggctcaaaatgataacctttaacgcctttataaagctcatattcttcaccgtcttcatgggacccttcagaatagtgttcatcactcgaaatatcggaaaattcatcattGTTTTTACAACGTTTTCTAATGCTCACCATTGTTGTCACCGGTTCTGACGTCACGTTCTTATTCGACTGTTTCCGCTTCGTTTCTTTTTATGGCGAATCCAgaaatgtgcgatcatttttttCCGATAATCGaaagataaaaatgtttccttcatgatggatttcagattcaaattctgcatttaaaaaactgtataatattaaaataaaaaggtgcACTGAGGATCTTCCATacacttaaaaaagaaaagaaattctgTTTTTTCCATGTCGATCAGTCCTACTCCCCTTTCTCCTCCTCGCCTCCTCATCACCTACTTTTTTGCCATTCAGGCcgtcctcatcttcctcctgATGATAACcacattgcattaaaaaaataaaacacttcaataaattttaatatttcaagaataATTCGAGTCTGATTTCTACACTAAAGCCCCCCTCATCATCATCTCCCTCATCCTCTTCTTTTCTTGATGGTGGATTATCATAATCCTCTTCATCTACACCTGGGTAAAATCATGTATGTATGATCTATGTATTATATTGATGAGTGTAATCTTTTTAATTTAAGTATTTAATGTCAAACATACCATCCTCATGTTCATCGCCGCATTCCCCAGCCTTCCCTGTGAAGCTTGGCATCCAAATCTGACGCCTCTTTGTCACGTTTGTCGTAGCCGTCCACATAGGTGAGCTGTTAAGGGGTCATATTGTGGAATACAGTATGTGCTTTTAAAAGTTCCTGGCCACCCATCAAGTGGGCAATCTAACAACCATGTCAATCTTCAGTCACCTTTACCCTATTTCATATACTTTCTCAGCCATTGACTTGACAGCGAGGCTGGTCGGAATTCCAGAGCAAAAGAATCACTTTGACGTGGCACCCGATGCATTATCAAGCTAAAAGCTCAGCGGATCTACAATGTTGATTAGCCCAGGGGTCGGAACATATGGCTCGccagccatacctggctcttttggtgctTACATATGGCTCGTgaagccctcataacgacatactgtatgtataatttCTGTTGTGCAGACAACTCAAATGACGGAGAGagagtttgtcctagtgggatTGCCGTAGTTTAGTGTGGCAGTCAATGTTCACATGCACAGAAGGGTCAACCTCTGATCAGGTCGGAataactaattatggaaacacttttgacaaaggtcgctcaaagaaaaaaatatgaggagaaccgaagttttcaacaagaatggacagcctttgtggagacggagggttctgctgtgtgtctaaattcacagattgAGAGATGTCAAGGCATTCGTAGTTGAAGTTGCCATCAAACATTTTGACagcttcgcataaagacaagatactgtaatcaaatgaataaattgtctgcaagaactgttcaccattgtagtatcaagatggcaaagcaaattgaattatgttcacgattATATGAACGACGTATGAAACAAACGACAAAGCcttcagcaaaaccatgcagcaccagatgttgcattaatggtaagaagtacatttgtcatcattggttagcaacaacgTAACAATTTATTGTACCCTAAAAGTGTTGGGTCTTagataaatgtgcaaatacatccgtactttgtttttaaaatactgtatggctcttttgaacttacactttaaaatatttggcctttatggctctctcagccgtAAAGATTCCTGACCCTTGGATTAGCCTTTCCTTTTTACACTGCACACATTTGCAGTTACACTGCGGAACAGTGCAAGGACAAAGTTGCCCTGGCAGAAggttgtccatatttggcactAGTTGATGGGCAACCTAACTGGTTGAACCCTGATGCCTTTTCTTGCTCGTTTGGATGTCCGGGGTTTACGTATAATCAGGAGAAGGATGCTATCCTGCAGACAGACATTACCGTTAGCATAATTCCCCACCTCTCTCTTTTCTGTCGTATGAGTAGCCTCACACAACAGAAATAGAGCGAGCAGTCTGGCAGCTGGCTCATCAAGAATGACGGTGCTAAACACTTAGTGCTGTACATATTGGGGGAGGACtgaatgatgcaaaaaaaaaaaagcacatgtgACTTCTTTGGTTTGGTTTTAGCCATGCCCCAAAAATATGGACACATATGGACAATCAGTACATATGCCACTGAGCCATGTTTAGGTGCCACCTTACCGGTGGTTCAATGGTGCTGAGGTCTTTAATCCTGTTGCCGCCTAGGTTGAGATGTGTGAGGTTGGGGCATTTCTCTGGCAACACTTCCGAGCCTCCTGAGATCTCGTTATCACTGAGTTCACGCTGTGCATGATTCAAACAATCAAAAATACATACACTCTTaataagttttgtttttaatcaagcaaAACCAACcgtcttgagttttttttagatTCGCCAAATTCGCCAACCCTTCTTGTGCTCAGGAAAAGCAGCTCCTCAAATTCATCTGTTAGACCCTGGAGTCTACAATCACTGGAGCGACACTATTCAAGAATAAGCTTTTTGACCTATATGCAAACGCATCCAAGTCTGGTTATCATTTACAAATCACAAATGATCAttgataaaagtaaaataaacaatatataAGGCTCAAGCAGGATCATCCTCACAAATGCTATTTTTGGAGTGTACTATGCAAAATAAAGTGTTCACTAGGAGCACATGTTGCGTATTTAAATCACTGGAATCCAGAGATTCTCTGCAAGTGTGGTACAGGTACCACTTAGGGTATACAGGGTCCCTCTAGTGGTTAA
The DNA window shown above is from Syngnathoides biaculeatus isolate LvHL_M chromosome 3, ASM1980259v1, whole genome shotgun sequence and carries:
- the coro2ba gene encoding coronin-2B, which produces MTVTKMSWRPSYRSSKFRNVYGKVGSREHCYDGIPITKNVHDNHFCAVNSKFLAVVTESTGGGSFIIIPVSQSGRLDSHYPKVCGHQGNVLDIKWNPFFENIIASCSEDSSVRVWEIPDGGLRHNMTEAVLELYGHSRRVGLIEWHPTSSGILFSAGYDYKILIWNLEIGEPVKMIDCHTDVIVSMSFNTNGSLLATSCKDRKLRVIEPRSGRVLQQASYKNHRVNRVVFLGNLKRLLTTGVSRWNTRQIALWDQEDLSMPLMEEDIDGLSGLLFPFYDNDTHMLYLAGKGDGNIRYFEITTEKPFIQYLMEFRSPAPQKGLAVMPKHGLDVGACEVFRFYKLVTLKGLIEPISMIVPRRSDTYQEDIYPMTAGTEPALSATEWLSGIDREPVLMSLKDSYHRPNKLVFKPPVKDKKNVVVNGIDLLENVPPRTENELLQMFFRQQDELRRLREALNSKDVRIRQLELELNNMKNLNPNNI